One window from the genome of Streptomyces sp. WZ-12 encodes:
- a CDS encoding amidohydrolase, whose amino-acid sequence MDRLPPLIDQFSHGAVHGELGLGSFEAHLADAVGAQGPAAPAGTTFFDTRAGLAIRRWCPPLLGLEPHCPPVRYLARRRELGAFRAGRMLLRGAGIGTFLVAAGSPGGLTSATELAAAAEAHAHEVVRLEPLAEQVADTSGSVDAFLGYTAEALYAAGQHATAFASGATYCEGRAPEAAEVRRAADRWLRGRRPGEPLAEPALVRHLLWSAVATGLPVQLHCPDPRPLAGFLRATAGLGSDLVLLPGPPHHGRAAQLAAVHAHVYADTGPHPEEALGRAPFGKLLFSSGARGLPELYVIAARLFARAMERVVGEWTAEGLCGAADGRRITELVGSGTARRVYRLAATT is encoded by the coding sequence ATGGACAGACTCCCCCCGCTCATCGACCAGTTCAGCCACGGTGCCGTCCACGGCGAACTGGGACTCGGCTCCTTCGAGGCACATCTGGCCGACGCGGTCGGCGCGCAGGGCCCGGCGGCGCCTGCGGGCACCACGTTCTTCGACACCCGCGCCGGCCTCGCGATACGCCGCTGGTGTCCCCCGCTGCTCGGCCTGGAGCCGCACTGCCCGCCGGTGCGCTATCTGGCCCGCCGGCGTGAGCTGGGCGCCTTCCGCGCGGGGCGGATGCTGTTGCGCGGCGCCGGCATCGGCACGTTCCTGGTGGCGGCCGGCAGTCCCGGCGGACTGACCTCGGCCACCGAACTCGCGGCCGCCGCCGAGGCCCACGCCCACGAGGTCGTCCGGCTCGAACCGCTCGCCGAGCAGGTCGCCGACACCTCCGGCAGCGTCGACGCGTTCCTCGGCTACACCGCCGAGGCGCTGTACGCGGCCGGCCAGCACGCCACCGCCTTCGCCTCCGGCGCCACCTACTGCGAGGGGCGGGCCCCGGAAGCCGCCGAGGTGCGACGCGCCGCGGACCGTTGGCTGCGCGGCCGGCGCCCCGGGGAGCCGCTCGCCGAGCCCGCGCTCGTCCGGCACTTACTGTGGAGCGCGGTGGCGACCGGGCTGCCGGTGCAGCTCCACTGCCCCGATCCGCGGCCGCTCGCCGGCTTCCTGCGGGCCACCGCCGGCCTCGGCTCCGACCTCGTCCTGCTGCCCGGGCCCCCGCACCACGGGCGGGCCGCGCAACTCGCCGCCGTGCACGCCCACGTCTACGCGGACACCGGCCCGCACCCCGAAGAGGCCCTGGGCCGGGCGCCGTTCGGCAAGCTGCTGTTCTCCTCGGGCGCCCGCGGGCTGCCCGAGCTCTACGTCATCGCCGCCCGGCTCTTCGCCCGGGCCATGGAACGCGTCGTGGGGGAGTGGACCGCCGAGGGGCTGTGCGGCGCCGCGGACGGGCGGCGGATCACCGAACTGGTCGGTTCCGGGACGGCGCGCCGGGTCTACCGGCTGGCGGCGACCACCTGA